The Streptomyces sp. R28 region CCAGGGCCGCCCCTGAAGCCTCAGGTACTGCTGGGGGCCGCCGCAGAAGGCTGTGAGGTCACGGAGTTCGGACTCCCGATCCTTGAGTTCCTCGGGGGCGAAGTCCTCGGTGAGCTGAGCTCGGTAGGCCTCCTGGATCAGGTCGAAGGTGGTGGCGGGCAGCGCGTCGGGCAGTGCCCCGGGGGACAGTGCACAGTCCAACGACCGTTCCAGTGCCGCCAGTTCCGCGCCGGTGAGCGCCTCGGCCCAGCGGTCCACCCGGCTCGCCGCGATGCGTCCGGTGCCGTTACCCCCATGGCGACGCGCGACGATCCCGACGAGCCGGCCGTTGCCGAAGACGGCTGCTCCGGACATGCCTTCCCAAGGGTCCCGGTCGGGATCCGGGTCGTCGGCGGGCGACGGGCAGACCGTGAGGTCGAGGGTGCCCTCACGTCGGTTGGAGAGGACGGCGCAGTTCGTGTGGATGTGCTCCACGTCGCGGAAGCGTGAACCGTCCTCGTCCGTACGGAGCTTGAAGCGCGGGTAGCCCATGGTCGTGCAGGGCAGCACCGCGTCCTGGTCGCCAACCCCGCCGAAGACGGCGGGCACGATGTCCGTGCCCGGCTCCTCCGCGAGGGCGAGGACCGCGACGTCGATGGCCTCGTGCCGGTACTGCACCACGGCTTTGAAGGTCCGCTCACCCGGCCGGTCGGCCTGTAAGCGGACGCAGACGTCGTTCGTGCCGTCGACGACATGGGCGGCGGTGAGCAGCTTGCCGGGGGCGAAGAGGTAACCCGTGCCGCGTCTGGCCTCACCGCGCTCCGATGCCGCGACGATGACCTCGGCGACCTGCTCCGGCCGAAGCCCGTCCTCAGCGCTCCCCGTCAACCTCGCCGCCCGCGATCAGCACCGTCCGTGCCGTGCCCCCGCCCGCCGGAACGACCTTCGGGGTGAGGGTGACGGTGACCCGCTGCGTCTGCGCCTGCGTGTACTTGCCGTTCGCCCCGGCATCGACGACCCAGAGCCGTACCTTGCCGTCCGCGCCCGCTTCCCGGCTGACGGCGACCGTCGCCTCGAGCTCGACGGGCCCGAGCTCGAACCGCAGGGCCTCACCCCCTCCGTCCGCCAGGGCAGTGCTCAGCTGTTGCCTCAACTCGCGGATCATGTCGGACAGTTCGATCACGCTCTCCCCCTTGCCCATGGTGCTCAGATGCTACAAGTCCGCGCACGGGCAACCGGCTACGAGCATCGACATCCGAGTCGGCATGACCGGCGGGGGGGGCGCACACCTCTCGTCAAGTGCGCGTGCCCCGGCCGGCTAGGGGGGAAGACCGGCCGGGGCACGTCCACGTGGTTCGAGAGGCGACCTGGGTCAGTTGTAGGCCGCGAACGCCTTCGAGAACGCGAACCTCTCCTGCAGGACCGAGCTGCACGTCGCGTCCGCCGCCGGCTTCTCGCCGCCCGCGCACTGCTTGTCGCGGGTCGCCGACCACATCGACAGCCAGCCGAGGCCCTTGGACTGGGCGAACTTCACGAGTTGGGTGGCGTCGTCGACCTTGAAGATCTCGGTCGTGACGTCGTTGACGCCGATCATCGGGGTGACGGCGACCGCCTTCCAGGCCGCGCTGTCGGAGAGGCCGAGCACGCTCTTGACCTGGGCCTGGGTCGCGGTGGCCGCCTGCTCGGCGTAGGTGCCCATGTCGCCGCTGTACGCGGGGCCGTAGTCCATCGCCATGATGTTGACGGTATTGATCTTCACGCGGTTCTGCTGGGCGTTGGCGAGGAGATCGACGCCCGGCTGGGTCAGGCCCTCCGGCATGACGGGGAGGGTGAAGGAGACGTCCAGGTCGGGGTGGTCCGCCTGGAGCCTGGCTATCGCCTGGGCGCGGCGCGTGTTGGCCGCCGTGTCCGGCAGTGCGCCGCCCTCGACGTCGAAGTCGACCTTGGTCAGCTTGTACGCGTCCACGACCTTGCCGTACGCCGCCGCCAGCGCGTCCGCCGAGGAGCAGGTCGTGGCCAGCTCGCTGCCGGCCGCGCCGCCGAAGGAGACGCGGACGTCGCCGCCCTTGGCGCGCAGGTCGCCGATCTGCGCGGCCACCGCGTCGCCGCCGAGGTCCGTGACGCCGCCCCACTTCGGGGTGCAGCCGCCGCCGTCGGTGATGAAGGCGAGGTTGTAGTCCTTGACGCCGGTCGCCTCGGCGCTCGCCGCCATGTCGAACGCCGGGTAGAGGGAGGTGTCGATGTAGGGGGCGAAGCCGGTGGTGGCTCCCGTTCCGGTGCCGGGGGTCTGCGAGGGCTCGGCGGTGGGGGTCGCGCTCTGAGTGGGGGTGACCGTCGGCTTCGGTGTCGGCGTGGCGGATTCGGTGGACGTCGGGCGGCCGCTCGGCTCCGGCGTCGCGCTGTCGTCCGTGGAGCACTTCGCGTCGTCGATCAGACAGCCCGTCGGCGCGCCCGTGCCGTTGACCACGAAGCCGACCGTCACCGACTCACCGGCCGCCAAGCCGTCCGTGTCCCACTTCGGCGGCGTGACGGTGACGTGCTGCCCGCGCACGCTCGACTCGGCGTTCCACAGGGAACCGAGCTTCGCGTCCGAGGGCAGGTCGAACTCCAGCGTCCAGGTCTTCTCCGCCCGACCGCTGTTGTTCGTGACGACGTACTGCGCGGTGTAACCCGTCGACCAGTCACTGGTCCTGGTGTACGCCGCCGCGATCCCGGCCGCCTGGGCAGTACCGGTGAACAGGATCGCGCCACCGCCGGCCACGGCCGCGGCGACCAGGGCGCCTATCGCCTTGTTCCTGACACTGACCTTGCGCCGGTGCGTACTCATCGCGTGCCTGCCTTCGCTCTTCACGGGTTCACGGGGGAGCCCAGGGGTGGGGTGCGGCAGC contains the following coding sequences:
- a CDS encoding trypco2 family protein produces the protein MIELSDMIRELRQQLSTALADGGGEALRFELGPVELEATVAVSREAGADGKVRLWVVDAGANGKYTQAQTQRVTVTLTPKVVPAGGGTARTVLIAGGEVDGER
- a CDS encoding cellulose binding domain-containing protein; its protein translation is MSTHRRKVSVRNKAIGALVAAAVAGGGAILFTGTAQAAGIAAAYTRTSDWSTGYTAQYVVTNNSGRAEKTWTLEFDLPSDAKLGSLWNAESSVRGQHVTVTPPKWDTDGLAAGESVTVGFVVNGTGAPTGCLIDDAKCSTDDSATPEPSGRPTSTESATPTPKPTVTPTQSATPTAEPSQTPGTGTGATTGFAPYIDTSLYPAFDMAASAEATGVKDYNLAFITDGGGCTPKWGGVTDLGGDAVAAQIGDLRAKGGDVRVSFGGAAGSELATTCSSADALAAAYGKVVDAYKLTKVDFDVEGGALPDTAANTRRAQAIARLQADHPDLDVSFTLPVMPEGLTQPGVDLLANAQQNRVKINTVNIMAMDYGPAYSGDMGTYAEQAATATQAQVKSVLGLSDSAAWKAVAVTPMIGVNDVTTEIFKVDDATQLVKFAQSKGLGWLSMWSATRDKQCAGGEKPAADATCSSVLQERFAFSKAFAAYN